The Euphorbia lathyris chromosome 8, ddEupLath1.1, whole genome shotgun sequence genome has a window encoding:
- the LOC136202343 gene encoding protein EARLY FLOWERING 3 → MKRGKDDDKRMGPMFPRLHVNDAEKGGPRAPPRNKMALYEQLSTPSHRFNHGVLPPNTSEINMVPAASTSQGSGTGRNLRFSHHVLSSTPPFSHVAEMLHSQQPDDGNSNTSSTQLEQRRKVGDEDDFMVPVFVHSSLGKSQNGSDRETPTIFDSNHLVCSKQIQNTGDNNENNNTGIGTNPRQDRKNQNDERLEVSVSGRDHSVRSPRSSLTREKIARPENASLNQQGDFSRLCKDDVCLQQEPTVLLQQNDSRHGESVSELTREIEKRNNPGPIAVSDSYSGDDLNCQGEAEIDSKCHRDETCRSQEFVNGEKSDDISETSMVDSITEVTFTPDDVVGMIGQKRFWKARRAIVNQQRLFALQVFELHKLIKVQRLISASPHLLLENSGYLGKPSSKKLPSEYVLMPPGHVAKCKNDSDKQNHEKEHSAENGVEKASFSLVKNGSQPYIYGPYLGNPTPIPMPTDSKLGPWCFNLSLGNQLLVPVMSPSEGLVYKPYTAPGVMESSGGGQHPFGAIPFNGNFINPCYGVPASHHPHGNGVIPGFPPVGHGYFPPYAMPSINPPVYGSAVEQMNCVLGSRSQGHSGGLSGVGANFNLQHQSSSKVLTKKRGSISQVIKPRASRESGVPRRTASSPSEKVQKLGTVGDAEEKDAIHPFPMAPATPEGPLETGQQTRVIKVVPHNPRSATESVARIFQSIQEERKKYDSN, encoded by the exons ATGAAGAGAGGGAAGGATGACGACAAGAGAATGGGGCCTATGTTTCCCAGACTTCATGTGAATGATGCTGAGAAAGGAGGGCCAAGAGCACCTCCAAGGAATAAGATGGCCCTTTATGAACAGCTCAGCACTCCATCTCATAGGTTCAATCATGGTGTTTTGCCTCCCAACACAAGTGAAATCAACATGGTTCCTGCTGCATCCACAAGTCAG GGGAGTGGCACTGGACGGAATTTACGCTTCTCACATCATGTTCTTTCTTCTACCCCCCCATTCTCTCACGTGGCTGAGATGCTCCATTCCCAGCAGCCTGATGATGGAAATTCTAATACTTCATCAACGCAACTTGAGCAGAGAAGGAAggttggagatgaagatgattTCATGGTACCTGTATTCGTTCACTCTTCCCTGGGAAAATCCCAAAATGGCAGTGATAGGGAAACACCCACTATTTTCGACTCAAATCACTTAGTTTGTTCAAAACAAATACAAAACACTGgtgataataatgaaaataataacaCTGGAATTGGTACCAATCCCAGACAGGACAGGAAAAACCAGAATGACGAGCGTTTAGAGGTGTCTGTCTCAGGTAGAGATCATTCAGTAAGATCTCCCAGAAGTTCTCTTACCAGGGAAAAAATAGCTAGACCTGAGAATGCATCTCTAAACCAACAAGGTGATTTTAGTAGATTGTGTAAAGATGATGTTTGTTTGCAACAAGAGCCTACAGTTCTGCTGCAGCAAAATGATAGTCGACATGGGGAAAGTGTTTCCGAGCTGACAAGGGAAATAGAGAAGAGAAATAATCCAGGGCCAATAGCAGTAAGTGACTCATATTCTGGTGATGATCTTAATTGTCAGGGTGAGGCTGAAATTGACAGCAAGTGTCACAGAGACGAGACATGTAGGTCGCAAGAATTTGTAAATGGAGAAAAAAGTGATGATATCTCTGAAACGTCCATGGTGGATTCTATAACAGAAGTGACTTTTACTCCCGATGATGTTGTTGGAATGATTGGTCAGAAACGTTTCTGGAAAGCCAGAAGGGCAATTGTCAA TCAACAAAGGTTGTTTGCACTGCAAGTGTTTGAGTTGCATAAACTGATTAAG GTTCAACGACTTATTTCTGCATCTCCACATCTATTACTGGAAAACAGTGGTTATCTGGGGAAACCTTCTTCAAAAAAACTCCCATCAGAGTATGTTCTGATGCCTCCTGGGCATGTTGCGAAGTGTAAAAATGACAGTGACAAACAGAACCATGAGAAGGAACATTCTGCTGAGAATGGAGTTGAGAAGGCATCATTTTCTTTGGTAAAAAATGGTAGTCAGCCTTATATTTATGGGCCTTATTTGGGGAATCCAACACCGATTCCTATGCCTACTGACAGCAAATTGGGTCCTTGGTGTTTCAATCTTTCACTTGGGAATCAGTTATTGGTACCTGTGATGTCCCCTTCGGAAGGACTTGTATACAAGCCATACACTGCTCCGGGAGTCATGGAATCATCCGGTGGAGGACAACATCCGTTTGGTGCAATTCCTTTTAATGGTAATTTCATCAATCCATGCTATGGGGTCCCAGCTTCTCATCATCCCCATGGCAATGGAGTCATACCAGGTTTTCCTCCTGTTGGCCATGGTTATTTTCCTCCATATGCTATGCCAAGTATAAACCCACCCGTCTACGGTTCAGCAGTGGAACAAATGAACTGTGTTCTGGGGTCTCGTTCGCAAGGTCACAGTGGTGGGTTATCTGGAGTTGGTGCAAATTTCAATCTGCAACATCAAAGCTCGTCTAAGGTGCTGACCAAGAAGAGAGGATCCATTTCACAAGTTATAAAGCCTCGGGCATCTAGAGAAAGTGGAGTACCTCGAAGGACAGCGAGTAGTCCTAGTGAGAAAGTGCAGAAACTTGGGACTGTTGGAGATGCTGAAGAGAAAGATGCTATTCATCCATTCCCAATGGCTCCTGCTACTCCAGAGGGACCACTAGAGACTGGCCAGCAAACAAGGGTGATCAAAGTTGTGCCGCACAACCCAAGATCTGCTACTGAATCAGTGGCTCGGATTTTCCAATCAATacaagaagagagaaaaaaatatgaCTCTAATTAG